Sequence from the Pseudomonas sp. LS.1a genome:
CCTACGCTGCGCTGGAGCCGCACATCGACGCGCAGACCATGGAAATCCACCACACCAGGCACCACCAGACCTACGTCAATGGACTCAACGCCGCCATCGAAGGCACCGAGTGGGCTGAGTGGCCGGTGGAAAAACTGGTCGGTGCGGTCAGGCAACTGCCGGAAAACCTGCGTGGTGCGGTGACCAATCATGGCGGCGGGCACGCCAACCACAGCCTGTTCTGGACCGTGATGTCGCCGCAGGGTGGGGGTGAGCCGCAGGGCTCGCTGGCGCAAGCCATCAGCGCGCAGCTGGGCGGTTTCGACGCCTTCAAGGAGGCCTTCACCAAGGCTGCGCTGACCCGCTTCGGCAGTGGCTGGGCCTGGCTCAGCGTGACCCCGCAGAAAACCCTGGCAGTGGAAAGCAGCGGCAACCAGGACAGCCCGCTGATGCACGGCAATACGCCTATCCTCGGCCTGGACGTGTGGGAGCATGCCTACTACCTGAAGTACCAGAACCGTCGTCCGGAATACATCGGTGCCTTCTACAACGTCATTGCCTGGGCGGAAGTGGAGCGCCGCTACCTCGAAGCCCTGAAGTGAGTCGCACCGTTATGCGCTCCGGGATGATGGCTGTCAGCCGTGTGCGCTTGTTTCGCCTGTTTCGCCTGACGCTTGGGACTTTGCTGTTGCTGGCAGGCACTGCTCTGCTATTGGCGCGCGGTTTCGCCTGGTTGGACCTGGTCTGGTCGGCTTGGGGCTGTGTATTGGCTTGCGCTTGATGATGGGGGGGCACCGGCTTCGCTTTGGGAGCGGCTTCAGCCGCGAACACCGGCGCAGCCGGTGCCATCACCGCGTTGGATTCTTCGCGGCTAAAGCCGCTCCCACAGGGTACGCGGACCGCTTGCGCAGCCCAAAGGACTGGACAATCTAGCTGTTCCCACAAGGACCGTGCGGGCCAGCGAAATTCATTCGCCTTCGTCGAAATAATTGTTGATCAGCTCGACCAGCGCTGCCATGGCATCGTCGTCCTGCTCACCTTCGGTATGCAGGTGCACCTGGGTGCCTTTGCCGGCCGCCAGCATCATCACCGCCATGATGCTCTTGCCATCCACCAGCTTGTCCGGCGCACGGCCAACCCTGACCTGGCAGGGGAAGCGGCCGGCAACGCCGACGAACTTGGCTGCCGCCCGGGCATGCAGACCCAGCTTGTTGATGATGGTTATTTCACGGGCGGGCATCGTGGGGTGGATCCTTGGGCTAGAGGTCGCGGTGGCGGACCTGGACGTTTTTCAGGGATTGCTGCAGCAACTGGCCAAGGCGTTCGGTGATATACACCGAGCGGTGGTGGCCGCCGGTGCAGCCAATGGCAATGGTAACGTAGGCACGGTTGCTGGCGGCGAAACGGGGCAGCCATTTGAGCAGGTAGCTGGAAATGTCGTTGAACATCTCTTCGACATCCGGCTGTGCGGCCAGGTAGTCGATCACCGGTTGGTCGAGGCCGGAGTGCTCACGCAACTCGGGCTTCCAGTAGGGGTTGGGCAGGCAGCGCACATCGAACACCAGGTCGGCATCGACCGGCATTCCGCGCTTGAAACCGAACGACTCGACCAGGAACGCGGTGCCAGGCTCGGGCTGGTTGAGCAGGCGCAGCTTGATCGAATCGCGCAGCTGGTAAAGGTTCAGGTTGGTGGTATCGATCTTCAGGTCGGCCAGGTCCGCAATCGGCCCCAGCAATTCGCTTTCCACACGAATCGCTTCCGCGAGCGAGCGGTTGGCGTTGGTCAGCGGGTGGCGTCGGCGGGTTTCCGAGAAGCGCTTGAGCAGCATGTCTTCATCGGCATCCAGGTACAGCACGTCGCACTGGATGTGCCGGGCGCGGGCTTCTTCGAGCAGTTCGGGGAAGCGTGTCAGGTGGCTGGGCAGGTTGCGCGCGTCGATCGACACGGCGACCTTGGGTTGCTGCAATTCGGTGTTGATCAGCGCATTTTCCGCCAGCTGCGGCAGCAGCCCGGCGGGCAGGTTGTCAATGCAGTAGAAACCGTTGTCTTCCAGGACATCGAGGGCGGTGCTCTTGCCGGAGCCGGACCGGCCGCTGACGATGATCAGGCGCATGTTCAGTGCTCGTTCTGTACGTCCAGGACAACCTGGAACAGGGCCTCGCTGCTGGTGGCCGCACGCAGGCGATCACGGACCTCCTTGCGATCGAGCATGCTGGCAATCTGGCGCAGCAGTTCCAGATGGGCATCGGTGGCGGCTTCCGGCACCAGCAGGACGAACAGCAGGTCCACCGGCGCGCCATCGATGGCGTCGTAGTCGATAGGGGCTTCCAGGTGCAGCAGGGCGCTGACCGGAGCGGAACATCCTTCCAGCCGGCAGTGCGGGATGGCGATGCCATTGCCGAAACCGGTCGAACCGAGTTTTTCCCGGGCGACCAGTTTTTCGAAGACATCCTGCATCTCCAGTTCTGGCACTTGTTCGGCGATGACGGTGGCGACCTTTTCCAGGGCGCGCTTCTTGCTGCCGCCCGGCACGTTCACGAGGGAACGGCCGGGGGTCAGGATGGTTTCAAGTCGGATCATGGATGAGGGGGATCAGCGGGCAGCTGCACCTTGCAGCAGGCTTTGCTGTTTTTCCTTGTGTTTTTTCAGTTGGCGGTCGAGCTTGTCGGCCAAGGCATCGATCGCTGCATACATGTCTTCGTGTTCGGCGTTGGCAACCACTTCGCCGCCGGGAATCTGCAAGGTCGCCTCGACCTTCTGCTGCAGCTTCTCGACTTTCATGATGACCTGCACGTTGGTGATCTTGTCGAAGTGACTTTCCACGCGAGCGAGCTTTTCAAGCACATAATCGCGCAGTGGCTGGGTGACTTCTACATGCTGTCCACTGATATTGACTTGCATACAGCTTCTCCTTTGTTGCCCGTGCATAAAGAGGCAGGTCTTGCACCTGCCCCACAAACGCTGTGGTACATCTCAGGGGCTACATCAGTCGCTTGCGCTCGCTCGACGGTGCGATGCCGAGGGACTCGCGGTACTTGGCGACGGTGCGACGGGCTACCTGGATGCCTTGTGCCTCCAGTAAACCAGCGATCTTGCTGTCACTCAATGGCTTTTTCTGATTTTCCGCCGCAACCAGTTTCTTGATGATCGCGCGGATCGCCGTGGACGAGCATTCTCCGCCTTCGGAGGTGCTGACGTGGCTGGAGAAAAAGTATTTCAGTTCGTAGATGCCACGCGGTGTATGCATGTATTTCTGCGTGGTAACCCGCGAAATGGTCGACTCGTGCATGCCCACCGCTTCGGCGATGTCATGCAGCACCAACGGCTTCATCGCTTCGTCACCGTGGTCAAGGAAGCCGCGCTGGTGCTCGACGATCTGCGTGGCCACCTTCATCAGGGTTTCGTTGCGGCTTTGCAGGCTCTTGATGAACCAGCGCGCTTCCTGCAGCTGGTTGCGCATGAAGGTGTTGTCGGCGCTGGTGTCGGCCCGGCGCACGAACCCGGCGTACTGCGGGTTGACGCGCAGGCGCGGGATGGCCTCCTGGTTCAGTTCCACCAGCCAGCGGTCGCTATCCTTGCGCACGATGACGTCGGGCACCACGTACTCAGGCTCGCTGGACTCGATCTGCGAGCCAGGGCGCGGGTTGAGGCTTTGTACCAGCTCGATGACCTGGCGCAGCTCGTCTTCCTTGATTTTCATGCGACGCATCAGCTGGCTGTAGTCACGGCTGCCGAGCAGGTCGATGAAATCTGTGACCAGGCGCTTGGCTTCGGTCATCCACGGGGTGTTGGCGGGCAGCTGGCGCAGTTGCAGCAACAGGCATTCGCCCAGGCTGCGGGCGGCAATGCCGGCGGGCTCGAACTGCTGGATGCGGTGCAGCACCGCTTCGACCTCGTCCAGTTCGATATCCAGCTCCGGGTCGAAACCGGCGCAGATTTCCTCGAGAGTGTCTTCCAGGTAGCCCTGGCCGTTGATGCTGTCGATCAGGGTGACGGCGATCAGGCGGTCGGTGTCGGACATCGGTGCCAGGTTCAGCTGCCACAGCAGGTGGCTTTGCAGGCTTTCGCCGGCCGATGTGCGGGTGGTGAAGTCCCACTCGTCGTCATCGTTGCTTGGCAGGCTGCTGGCACTGGTCTGGTAGATGTCTTCCCAGGCCGTGTCGACTGGCAGTTCGTTGGGGATGCGCTCGCTCCACTCACCGTCTTCCAGGGTGTCGGCACTGGTGGTGCTTTCCTGGAAGCTGTTGTCCTGGACTTCGGCGGCCGGCTTGTTCTCGGCGTTGTCCGCCATCGGGTCGCTGTTGTCGAAGTCGTCGCCGTCTTCCTGACGTTCGAGCATCGGGTTCGACTCCAGCGCTTCCTGGATTTCCTGTTGGAGGTCCAGGGTGGAGAGCTGGAGCAGGCGGATGGCCTGTTGCAACTGCGGTGTCATCGTCAGTTGCTGGCCCATTTTTAGGACGAGCGATGGTTTCATGGCTGGGGCTTAATACCTTGTTCGCCGGCGCGCATGCGCCATCCACTACACGAGGGCGCCGGGGCGCCAGATCAAGCAAGTTTTATGCCTTAAATTGTAGCGTTTGCCTAGAGCACTGTAACAACTTTACCCGCTGTTTCAGGGCGATTTGCCAGTACTCCAGGCGCGTGCCGGGCTCAGAGCCGGAACTCGTGGCCCAGGTAAACCTCTTTGACCAGGTCGTTGGCCAGGATGGTTTCGGCGTCGCCTTCGGCGATCAACCGGCCATCATTGACGATATAGGCGGTTTCGCAGATATCCAGGGTCTCACGCACGTTGTGGTCGGTGATCAGTACACCGATGCCCTTGGCCTTGAGGTGGTGGATGATCTGCTTGATGTCGCCGACCGAGATCGGGTCGACACCGGCGAAGGGTTCGTCCAGCAGGATGAACTTGGGCGCGGTCGCCAGCGCGCGGGCAATTTCCACGCGGCGGCGCTCACCGCCGGACAGGCTCATGCCGAGGTTGTCGCGGATGTGGCTGATGTGGAACTCCTGCAGCAGGCTTTCCAGCTCTTTGCGCCGGCCGTCGCGGTCGAGGTCCTTGCGGGTCTCGAGGATGGCCATGATGTTGTCGGCCACCGACAGCTTGCGGAAGATCGAGGCTTCCTGCGGCAGGTAGCCGATGCCGGCGCGGGCGCGCCCGTGCATGGGCTGGTGGCTGACATCGAGGTTGTCGATCAGCACGCGCCCCTGCTCGGCCTGGACCAGGCCGACGATCATGTAGAAGCAAGTGGTCTTGCCGGCGCCGTTGGGGCCGAGCAGGCCGACGATCTGGCCGCTGTCGATCGACAGGCTGACATCACGTACGACTTGCCGCCCCTTGTAGCTCTTGGCCAGGTGCTGGGCTTTGAGGGTTGCCATTTACTCGGCCTTCTTCTTGGGCTGGATCACCATGTCGATACGCTGACGCGGCGAGGTCACGTTGCCACCACGACCGGCGGTCGCCACCTGGGTCTGGGTGTTGTAGACGATCTTCTCGCCTTCGGTGGTGTTGCCTTCGTTCTCGACCTTGGCGCGGTCGGTGAGGATCACCAGGTCCTTCTGCGACTGGTACTGGATGGTCACGCCCCAGCCTTTCATCTTGTCCGGCTTGGCCGCGCTCTGCTGCTGCTCGAAGTAGGCCAGGTTGCCCACCGAGGTCACCACGTCGATATCGCCGGAGGCGGAGCGGGTGATGGTCACGGTGTTGCCTTTGATCATCATCGAACCCTGGGTGATGATCACGTCGCCGGTGTAGGTGGCCACGCCCTGCTTGTCGTCCAGGTGGGCGTTGTCGGCCTGGATGCGGATAGGCTGGTCACGGTCATTCGGCAGGGCGAGGGCGCTCGCGCTTCCCAGTGCTGCGCTCAGGCTGAGCAAAAGGGGGAGGGTTTTAACGAGCCTCATACTGTCCTCTTACGTTAGAGAGCAAGTCCATCTTGCCTTCTTTCAAATACGCTTTCATTCCTTTGCCCGTAGTTGTGCCACCGGCGCCGTCGATTCTAACGGCTTGCTCGGTCTGCGCATATTGCTTCTGCGGGAACACGGTCATGCGTGAGCTGGTAATGATGGTTTCACGCTGCTTTTCGTCGGTGCGGGCAACCCGGACCTTGTCGATCAGTTCGACCTCGCTGCCGTCCGGGTTGACCTCGGCGCGGGTGCTCTGCACGTGCCACGGGTATTCGGTACCGCGGTACAGGTGCAGGTCCGGCGTGGTCAGCAGGGTGATTTCGCTGGCCTTGAGGTGTTCGACCTTGTCGGCGGTCATTTCGTACTGCAGCTTGCCGTCGGGCAGGAACTGCACGCTGTGGGCGTTGACCGCGTAGTAGTCGATGGCGCTTGCGTCGACCTGGGCCACCGGTTTGTCGAGGAAGCTTTCCGGGCTGACATTCCAGTAGCCGATCGCCACCAGCAGGGCGGCGATCACCGCGAGCAGCGCAATGTTGCGGGCTTTCTTGCTGAACATGGGCAGCCTTACAGGTAGTTGGCGTTGGCAGCGTCCAGGGTGCCCTGGGCCTGCATGATCAGTTCGCAGAATTCACGGGCCGCGCCTTCGCCGCCACGTGCCTGGGTCACGCCATGGGCGTGCTGGCGAACGAACGGCGCGGCGTTGGCCACCGCCATGCCCAGGGCGACCCGGCGAATCACCGGCAGGTCGGGCAGGTCGTCGCCCAGGTAGGCCACTTCAGCATAGCTCAGGCCCAGTTCGGCGAGCAGGCCGTCCAGCACCACCAGTTTGTCCTCGCGGCCCTGGTACAGGTGCGGGATGCCGAGGTTCTTCGCCCGGCGCTCGACCACCGGGGTCTTGCGCCCGCTGATGATCGCCGTGGTCACGCCCGAGGCCATGAGCATCTTGATGCCCTGGCCGTCGAGGGTGTTGAAGGTCTTGAACTCGCTGCCGTCCTCGAGGAAGTACAGGCGCCCGTCGGTGAGCACGCCGTCCACGTCGAACACTGCCAGCTTGACGTGCTTGCCGCGTTGCATGAGGTCCTGGTTCATTCCATCGCTCCTTTACATTACGCCGGCGCGCAGCAGGTCGTGCATGTTCAGGGCACCGGTCGGGCGGTCCTCGCGGTCCACCACCACCAGGGCGCCGATCTTGTGGTCCTCCATGATCTTCAGGGCCTCGGCCGCGAGCATTTCGGCGCGGGCCGTCTTGCCGTGCACGGTCATGACCTGGTCGATCAGGGTGGTATGGACGTCGATGTTGCGGTCCAGGCTGCGGCGCAGGTCGCCGTCGGTGAAGATCCCGGCCAGCTTGCCGTCGGCTTCGACGATCACGGTCATGCCCAGGCCTTTGCGGGACATTTCAAGGAGTGCGTCCTTGAGCAGGGTGCCACGGGGCACCTTGGGCAGTTCGTCGCCGGCGTGCATCACGTTCTCCACCTTGAGCAGCAGGCGGCGGCCCAGCGCACCACCCGGGTGCGAGAAGGCAAAGTCCTCGGCGGTGAAGCCGCGGGCTTCGAGCAGGGCAATGGCGAGCGCATCGCCCAGCACCAGCGATGCGGTGGTGGAGGAGGTGGGGGCCAGGTTCAGCGGGCAGGCCTCCTGCTCGACGCGGGCGTCGAGGTTGACCTCGGCAGCCTGGGCCAGGGGTGAGTCCGGGTTGCCGGTCAGGCTGATCAGCTTGATGCCCAGGCGCTTGATCAGCGGCAGCAGGGTGACGATTTCGGCGGTGCTGCCGGAGTTCGACAGGGCAAGGATGACATCATCGCGGGTGATCATGCCCATGTCGCCATGGCTGGCTTCGGCCGGGTGCACGAAAAACGCCGGTGTGCCGGTGCTGGCCAGGGTGGCGGCGATCTTGTTGCCGATGTGTCCGGACTTGCCCATGCCGACCACGACGACCCGGCCCTTGCTGGCCAGGATCAGTTCGCAGGCCTTGACGAAATTGTCGTCGATGCGCGCCAGCAGGGCCTCTACGGCCTCGAGTTCCAGGCGCAGGGTGCGTTGGGCGGATTGGATCAGCTCGCTGGATTGGCTCATGTCGAAAAAGCAATGCCTGATGAAAAGGCGGCGATTATAGCTGCAATGAAAGAAACCCTCACGCTTTCGATTGCCGTGGCGAATGTCTCGTCAGCCTGTCGCAGGGCTGAACGACTCGTTAGCCGACCTTGGGGCGGCGCTGCCAGCGGTGCTATAGTTCGCCGCTATTCGGCCTGCCAGGGGCGCTTGTGCCTTCCAGATGGAGGCCGACGTCCATAAGGACGAGGCTGCACCAGCAAGGAGTCTAGATGAGTGTGGATAGCGCCTACGCGGTCGAGTTGAAGGGGGTTACCTTCAAACGCGGTTCGCGCAGCATTTTCAGCAACGTCGACATTCGCATCCCGCGCGGCAAGGTCACCGGTATCATGGGGCCATCGGGTTGCGGCAAGACCACGTTGCTCCGCCTGATGGGCGCGCAGTTGCGCCCTTCCAGCGGTGAGGTCTGGGTTGCCGGGCAGAACCTGCCGACGTTGTCGCGCAGCGACCTGTTCGACGCCCGCAAGCAA
This genomic interval carries:
- the lptA gene encoding lipopolysaccharide transport periplasmic protein LptA, encoding MRLVKTLPLLLSLSAALGSASALALPNDRDQPIRIQADNAHLDDKQGVATYTGDVIITQGSMMIKGNTVTITRSASGDIDVVTSVGNLAYFEQQQSAAKPDKMKGWGVTIQYQSQKDLVILTDRAKVENEGNTTEGEKIVYNTQTQVATAGRGGNVTSPRQRIDMVIQPKKKAE
- the hpf gene encoding ribosome hibernation-promoting factor, HPF/YfiA family, translating into MQVNISGQHVEVTQPLRDYVLEKLARVESHFDKITNVQVIMKVEKLQQKVEATLQIPGGEVVANAEHEDMYAAIDALADKLDRQLKKHKEKQQSLLQGAAAR
- a CDS encoding HPr family phosphocarrier protein: MPAREITIINKLGLHARAAAKFVGVAGRFPCQVRVGRAPDKLVDGKSIMAVMMLAAGKGTQVHLHTEGEQDDDAMAALVELINNYFDEGE
- the rapZ gene encoding RNase adapter RapZ, translating into MRLIIVSGRSGSGKSTALDVLEDNGFYCIDNLPAGLLPQLAENALINTELQQPKVAVSIDARNLPSHLTRFPELLEEARARHIQCDVLYLDADEDMLLKRFSETRRRHPLTNANRSLAEAIRVESELLGPIADLADLKIDTTNLNLYQLRDSIKLRLLNQPEPGTAFLVESFGFKRGMPVDADLVFDVRCLPNPYWKPELREHSGLDQPVIDYLAAQPDVEEMFNDISSYLLKWLPRFAASNRAYVTIAIGCTGGHHRSVYITERLGQLLQQSLKNVQVRHRDL
- the ptsN gene encoding PTS IIA-like nitrogen regulatory protein PtsN, with amino-acid sequence MIRLETILTPGRSLVNVPGGSKKRALEKVATVIAEQVPELEMQDVFEKLVAREKLGSTGFGNGIAIPHCRLEGCSAPVSALLHLEAPIDYDAIDGAPVDLLFVLLVPEAATDAHLELLRQIASMLDRKEVRDRLRAATSSEALFQVVLDVQNEH
- a CDS encoding superoxide dismutase; its protein translation is MPHTLPALPYAYAALEPHIDAQTMEIHHTRHHQTYVNGLNAAIEGTEWAEWPVEKLVGAVRQLPENLRGAVTNHGGGHANHSLFWTVMSPQGGGEPQGSLAQAISAQLGGFDAFKEAFTKAALTRFGSGWAWLSVTPQKTLAVESSGNQDSPLMHGNTPILGLDVWEHAYYLKYQNRRPEYIGAFYNVIAWAEVERRYLEALK
- the lptB gene encoding LPS export ABC transporter ATP-binding protein encodes the protein MATLKAQHLAKSYKGRQVVRDVSLSIDSGQIVGLLGPNGAGKTTCFYMIVGLVQAEQGRVLIDNLDVSHQPMHGRARAGIGYLPQEASIFRKLSVADNIMAILETRKDLDRDGRRKELESLLQEFHISHIRDNLGMSLSGGERRRVEIARALATAPKFILLDEPFAGVDPISVGDIKQIIHHLKAKGIGVLITDHNVRETLDICETAYIVNDGRLIAEGDAETILANDLVKEVYLGHEFRL
- a CDS encoding RNA polymerase factor sigma-54; this translates as MKPSLVLKMGQQLTMTPQLQQAIRLLQLSTLDLQQEIQEALESNPMLERQEDGDDFDNSDPMADNAENKPAAEVQDNSFQESTTSADTLEDGEWSERIPNELPVDTAWEDIYQTSASSLPSNDDDEWDFTTRTSAGESLQSHLLWQLNLAPMSDTDRLIAVTLIDSINGQGYLEDTLEEICAGFDPELDIELDEVEAVLHRIQQFEPAGIAARSLGECLLLQLRQLPANTPWMTEAKRLVTDFIDLLGSRDYSQLMRRMKIKEDELRQVIELVQSLNPRPGSQIESSEPEYVVPDVIVRKDSDRWLVELNQEAIPRLRVNPQYAGFVRRADTSADNTFMRNQLQEARWFIKSLQSRNETLMKVATQIVEHQRGFLDHGDEAMKPLVLHDIAEAVGMHESTISRVTTQKYMHTPRGIYELKYFFSSHVSTSEGGECSSTAIRAIIKKLVAAENQKKPLSDSKIAGLLEAQGIQVARRTVAKYRESLGIAPSSERKRLM
- a CDS encoding KdsC family phosphatase; amino-acid sequence: MNQDLMQRGKHVKLAVFDVDGVLTDGRLYFLEDGSEFKTFNTLDGQGIKMLMASGVTTAIISGRKTPVVERRAKNLGIPHLYQGREDKLVVLDGLLAELGLSYAEVAYLGDDLPDLPVIRRVALGMAVANAAPFVRQHAHGVTQARGGEGAAREFCELIMQAQGTLDAANANYL
- the lptC gene encoding LPS export ABC transporter periplasmic protein LptC; translated protein: MFSKKARNIALLAVIAALLVAIGYWNVSPESFLDKPVAQVDASAIDYYAVNAHSVQFLPDGKLQYEMTADKVEHLKASEITLLTTPDLHLYRGTEYPWHVQSTRAEVNPDGSEVELIDKVRVARTDEKQRETIITSSRMTVFPQKQYAQTEQAVRIDGAGGTTTGKGMKAYLKEGKMDLLSNVRGQYEAR
- a CDS encoding KpsF/GutQ family sugar-phosphate isomerase produces the protein MSQSSELIQSAQRTLRLELEAVEALLARIDDNFVKACELILASKGRVVVVGMGKSGHIGNKIAATLASTGTPAFFVHPAEASHGDMGMITRDDVILALSNSGSTAEIVTLLPLIKRLGIKLISLTGNPDSPLAQAAEVNLDARVEQEACPLNLAPTSSTTASLVLGDALAIALLEARGFTAEDFAFSHPGGALGRRLLLKVENVMHAGDELPKVPRGTLLKDALLEMSRKGLGMTVIVEADGKLAGIFTDGDLRRSLDRNIDVHTTLIDQVMTVHGKTARAEMLAAEALKIMEDHKIGALVVVDREDRPTGALNMHDLLRAGVM